The genome window GGGCAGTTGGATTACATTAATTGCCTACCGGTTTACCATGCCCTTGAAGAGGGGTTGTTGCCGCTGGAAGCCGAACTGGTTAAGAAGCCCCCTAATGTCTTAAACCGTCTTTTTATGAGCGGCCAGTTGGATGTCAGCCCTTTGTCTTCAATTGAGTATGCCAGGAACAAGGATAGTTGCATTATCCTGCCCGGACTTTCCATTAGCGCAGACGGCCGGGTAATGAGCATACTGCTTTTCAGTAAAGTGCCGGTGACGGAACTAGAAGGAAAGAAAGTGTGTCTGACCGAGTCTTCCGCGACCGGGGTCGCGCTCTTAAAAGTGCTTTTTGACCACTATTATCATGTTGATGTGGATTATGAAACTACCGTTCCTGAACTTAGCGGCATGATGGAAAGGGCGGACGGCGCGCTATTGATTGGGGACAATGCCATGCAGGCTCACCAGTATGTAGAAGAACACCACATCCCCTACCATGTTACTGACCTTGGTGAAACGTGGAAGCAGTTTACCGGCGCGAAGATGGTTTACGCGGTTTGGGTAGTGCGCAAAGCCTACGCCAGCTCCAATGCGGCGGCGGTAAATTACCTCAGTAATATACTCATAAATTCAAAGGAAATCGGTCATAGACAAATAACCGCTGTTGCCGCTAAAGCCCAGCAACGGAGCGGACTGCCGTTATCCGTTACTGAGGATTATTTTAAAACGATCAAACATGATTTTGGCGATGACGAGAGGAAAGCACTGCTAACTTTTTATGATTATGCCTATAAAAGCGGATTAATTGATGAAAGAGTCAAACTGCGGGTGTGGGGTGAAGCCGGTGCCTGATCTGGATAATATTTTGGACAAAGCCGTCCGGGGAGGGCGGCTTTCTTTGAAAGAGGGTGTAGCTCTTCTCGCCTCGCCTGACTTGTTACCGGTGGGCCGCGCGGCTGATTTAGCACGTAAGCGAAAACATCCTGACAACATAGTTACGTTTATTATTGACCGGAATATTAACTATACAAATGTCTGTAGCAGCAGGTGCCGCTTCTGTGCCTTTTGGAAGGAAGAAACAGACCCGGAAGCTTATATCTTGGATAAGGAAACGCTTTTTAAAAAGATTGAAGAAACCATAGCCGCCAATGGTACGGCAGTAATGATCCAGGGTGGGCTTCATCCGAAGCTGGGACTGGATTACTACCTGGACATGCTCCAATCGGTTAAAGAGCGATACGATATTCACATTCACTCTTTCTCTCCGCCTGAAGTAGCGTATATGGCGCGGAACTCCGGATTGTCATTGCGAGAGGTCCTGTTAAAATTACAGAAAGCCGGCCTGGATTCTCTGCCAGGCGGTGGCGCCGAGATCCTGGATAACCGGGTGCGTGGTTTAATCAGTCCGGAAAAGATCACCTGGGAAGAGTGGATGGAAGTAATGGCACAGGCTCATCAAATTGGAATGAAATCCACAGCCACCATGATGTTCGGTCATGCGGAAACCTTGGAGGAACGGGTGCTGCATATGATCCGGGTGCGTGAGCAGCAGGACCGCACCGGCGGCTTCACCGCTTTTATTCCCTGGAGTTTCCAGCCAAAAAACACTAAGCTGGGCGGTGAAACTACCACCGGTGTGGATTATTTGAAAACCCTTGCTGTGTCCAGGTTGATGTTGGATAATATTCCTAACGTCCAGGTTTCGTGGCCGACACAGGGCGCCAAGCTGGCGCAGGTAGCCCTGGTCTTCGGGGCCAACGACTTCGGAGACGTCATGTTGGAAGAAAACGTCGTCCGGGCTGCCGGGGTGAACTACCGGGTTCCCGTGGAAGAAATAATTCGCTGTATTAGTGATGCCGGTTTTACGCCGGCCCAGCGGAATACAGGTTATAAGATAATAAAAGAGTTTTCCTGAGCTTGTGGGGGAGTGAAAGGAGATTTAAATTATGGATAATGAAAAATTTCAGGAACTAGTGTTAAAACAGCTACAGGTACTGACCGAAGGTCAAGTCAAATTGGACACTAAATTTGATAATTTAGACGCCAAGGTTGAAGGGCTGGAAGTCAAGGTGGACGGATTGGATACCAGACTTGGAGGTCTGGAAACCAAGGTGGACGGATTGGATACCAGACTTGGAGGTCTGGAAGTCAAGGTAGATGGATTGGATACCAGGGTTGGTAATATCGAAGTAGACATACGGTACTTAAAAGCAGGCCAGGATAGAATGCAAAAGGATATTGACGGTATCAAAAATGAACTAAGTTACGTTTGGGGCGATTGATAACCGGCTGTCCGCCCAGGAGGAAGAAGTGGTCATACTCAAGCGGTTAAAATAATTTTATCCGTCAGTGGGGACCTTGAGTTTTAAACAGCCGGTCTACGTTAAAATCCGAGTAATGTATATACCTTATCGTTCACAATATTATTCCCGGTAAGACCATTGTCTTCCCGGAATTGTTTAACTGCTTTTTCAGTTCCCTGGCCCCAGAAACCATCAGGTGTCCACTTGAGGTAACCAAGCCTTTTCAACGCCCGCTGCACTTCCAAAACATCCGGCCCCTTATCTCCGAATTTTAAAATGGAAGGGAGAGTGCCCGGCGCGCCGAATGGTGTTCCAATAATGGTTACAGGTGTACCAGGGATAACAAAAGGAAATATTTCCTCAACGTGAGCGTTATGCATCCTGATACAGCCGTGGCTGGCAAAACTGCCGATACTATGTGGAGCGTTGGTGCCGTGGATGCCGTACTGCCCATATGGTATATTGAGTCCAAGCCATCGCGTGCCCATGACGTCAGGCGGGTTGGTATCCTGAGAGGCGATCTTCCAGTTGCCGACCGGAGTGGGTGTTTCGTATTTCCCCATGGCAACTGGAAACTGGCGGAAAGGTTCCCCATTGTCGAAGAGGGTTAGGGTTAGCCTGTCCATGTCAATAATTATACTGATTCTTTCCGGCATTGGGTTTGCCGCCCAAGATGTTCTTATGCCCGACCCCATTAAAAAAACGGCTATTAAAACTGCGGCAGCGCAATAAAAGAATTTCATCACAAAAGCATTTCCCTCCGTTTGTTATATTACTTCTATTTTCTCTATATTTGTTCCTTACTATTCCGGATAGGCTTCTTAATTAATTCAGCATGGAAAAACGATGGTTGTCCGCTCACACGACCCAGTAGTATATTGTGATAATCATTTGAAGGAGCTTTTGTTAAGAAAGAACAGTTCGCCACCGGAATGTATAATGTATATGTTATTAGATAATATTGTGGTTCATTTCACAATTATGTATAATTAAGTGTGCCAGGCTTAAAATGGTTTAGTTGTGACTCTAGCACGATTATATTAGGGAGTATGATGTTATGAAAAATTATCAATTGGCAGAGTATGAAGAGAGATTTTTTAACCAGTTAAGTAATATTACTGAAAAAAACAACTTGATTAACCCCGAGTTATTTAATAAATACAACGTTAAACGCGGGCTCCGTGATAAGGACGGCAAGGGAGTACTTGTGGGTCTTACTGAAATCGGCGAGGTGCATGGCTATATTATTGATGAAAATGAGACTATCGCTGTTCCAGGCAGATTAATTTACAGGGGCATCGACATTACTGACATCACGGACGGTTTCTTTAAGGATGACCGCTTTGGTTTTGAAGAGACTTGTTACTTGTTGCTTTTTGGTGATCTCCCTGACCAAGACACTCTTATGAGTTTTGAGCGGCTTCTTTCAGAATACAGAAAGCTGCCTGAGGATTTTGTCCGCGACATGATTCTGAAAGCGCCAAGCAAGGACATGATGAATGTATTAGCAAGAAGCGTACTCGCTTTATATAGTTTTGACGATAACGCCGATGACACTTCCATCAAGAATGTATTAAGACAATGCATCAGGCTGATTGCCTGTTTTCCGTTGCTTGGGGTTTATGGTTACCAGGCTTATTCTCATTATCATGGAAATAATAGCCTGTTTATTCATAGCCCAATGCCTGAATACAGCACCGCTGAAAATATTCTACACATGCTTAGGCCGGACAGCAAATTTACAAACCTTGAGGCAAAACTGCTTGATCTTGCTCTAGTGCTTCACGCTGAGCATGGCGGGGGCAACAATTCGTCCTTCATCACGCACGTTGCGACATCGTCCGGTACTGACACATACTCTGTGATAGCCGCCGCGCTGGGGTCGTTAAAAGGACCAAAACATGGAGGAGCTAACATCAAAGTCATTCAGATGTTTGAAGATATGAAGCAAAACATAAGGAATTTAGACGACGATGAGGAAATTGAACATTATCTTGTTAAATTAATTAGCAAAGAAGCTTTTGACCGTCAGGGTCTCATTTATGGTATGGGTCACGCTGTTTATTCAGTTTCTGATCCAAGGACGCTTATTATAAAGGAACATGCTGCCCGGCTCGCTAAGGAAAAAGGTTTGGAGGACGAATATAATCTCTATTTAAAAGTTGAGAAAATGGCTCCTGAAATAATCGGGAAATCCCGGAATACGTTTAAAGGCGTGTGTTCAAATGTTGATTTTTATTCAGGCTTTGTTTACAAAATGCTGGATATTCCAGTTGAATTATTCACTCCTATATTTGCCATTTCCAGGATAGCTGGTTGGAGCGCACATCGTATTGAGGAAATTGTTAATTCGGGAAAAATTATCAGGCCGGCATACAAGAGTGTTTCGAAACGGCGCGAATACGTTTCGATGGACGGGCGATAAGGCGGCTAGATAACCTAATGATAAATAGTCTTCATTACTTAGAAGAGATTCGGGTAAATAAAAAAGCCCCGGCACAGTTCATAAAGCGTGCCGGGGTCTCTTTTTCTTTTACATCTGCCGGGCATACTCCACGGCATTTTTAAAGATAGCCAATCCGTGAGGCACCGTGTCTTCCGGCATCCTGCGCCAGTTCGGGTGTTGGGTTTTTTCAACGTACCGCTCCGGGTGAGGCATCATGCCCATGATTCTTCCGGTCGAGTCACAAATGCCTGCTATGAAGTTTAGAGAGCCATTTGGGTTGGCCGGGTATAGCGCGGTCGGCTTGCCGTCGGCTCCGGCGTAGCGGAATACCACCTGACCACCGTGTTCTATTTTTTCAATAACAGACGGGTCTGAATAAAACTTGCCTTCGCCATGGGCCACCTGGATGTCTATCAGCGAACCTTCCATACCGCGGGTGAAGACGCAGTGACTGGGTTCAACCAGCAGTCTGATCCAGCGGCATTCAAAGTGCCCGCTGTCATTAACAGTCAGGGTGGCTTCAATATTTCCCTGGTTCCGGTCAGGGAGCAGTCCGGTGCGCACCAGTACCTGAAATCCGTTGCATATGCCGAGCATCAGTTTGCCGGAGTCGACAAACTCGCTTAATTGTTCTTTCAGAAAGGAAGTTAGTTCCACCGCCAGGATTTTACCGGAGTGGACATCGTCACCGTAAGAAAAACCGCCCGGCAAAGCCAGTATTTGATAATCAGCCAACTGAACTTCTTTGCTTCTAAGCTGGTTGACATGCACCATTTGGCTTTCCGCCCCGGCCTTTTCAAAGGCATAAAACATTTCCTCGTCGCAGTTGATCCCGTCCGTTCTTAAAACACATACGCGCGGCTTTTTCACTGGCGAAACACCTCCTTCATCGGCTGCCGCCAGGCTGCTCTCAGCCTGTCCAGCCTAGTCTCGAAAAGGGTTTTTCCTGACTGCTCGGCTGCAATGACTTTTCTGTCTGTTGTTTTGCCGATTACCTGGCAGGGAATGTCGCCAAAAATATCAGACGGGTTGCTGTCAGCGGGGATTTCCGCCAGGAAGCAGCCGGCTGTTTCATTAAACAGGAAGTTTTCAGCTAATTCACCCTCCGGTATTATTACCTGAGCGCCCATGTCGCCGCCGAAGCACATCTCGGCCAGCGCCGCCGCCACGCCGCCTTCGCTGATATCGTGACAGGCCAGGAGCTTACCTGAGTTTATTGCGCCGTAAACTGCCTCAAAAACATGCATCAGCGCGGTGGGGCTGAGCTTCGGCAGGTTGTTTCCAATATGACCGAGCAAGTCATAGTAAACAGATCCGGCCATTTCAGCGGTATTCCGGTATCCTGCCAGGACGATTTTCGTGCCGGTTTTTTTGAAATCGGCCGACACTGTCCGGGATACGTCAGGAACCCGCCCGAACGCTGAAATACACAATATCGGAGGGATTTTAATCACCGTTCCGTCTTTCCCCCGGTAGGTGCTGGACAGGCTGTCCTTGCCCGAGATGAACGGCATCCCTGTTCCGCGGACGAAATCCACGCAAGCATCTACAGCCAGGTCCAGGGCGCCCAGCAGTTCTTCGTCGGGGAAGGGCCAGATGAAATTATCCATAAGCATTAGATCGCGCGGGTTAACCCCGGAGGCTATCGCGTTGGATACCGCCTCGGCGGCTGCCCACAGGCTTCCATGGTAAGGGTCAATCATGTTCAGCACTGGGTTCAGGCCGTGGGAGATCACCATCCCATACGGTTTTCCTAAAATGGGCGCCATGATGGCCGCGTCGTTCGGCCCGTCCCCGTTTATGCCGGAAAACGGGGGCAGGGCGCTGGTGCCCTGAACGCCGTGGTCATATAGTCTGACAATCGGTTCTTTGGAACAGACGTTAAGGTGTCCCATTACCCGGCAGTACAGGTCTTCCCAGTCTGCGGCCGGAACAGCCTCCGGCTCTGCGAAGCAAGCTGGACGCCAGGCGGCGTTCATTACCCGCTGGGGCAGCCCGTTGTGCAGAAATTCCATTTCCAGGTTCATTACTACCTGGCCTTCGTAGGTGGCGGAGAAACACTTGTCTCCGGTAAATTCTCCAAGGACGGTGGCTTCGACGTTGTAACCCCGGCATATTTCCATAAGACGCCCGGCATGTTCCGGGTCCACCGCCAGCACCATCCGTTCCTGGCTTTCCGATTCCATGATTTCCCACGGCGACAGGCCGGGGTATTTCAACGGCGCCCGGTCAAGGGCGATCCTGGCGCCTACTTCAGAGCCCATTTCCCCGACGGCGGAAGCGAACCCGCCGGCGCCGCAGTCGGTGATGGCCCTGATCAAGCCCTCGTCACGGGCTACCAGGATGGCGTCGAACGTGCGCTTTTCTTCGATGGGATGGCCGATTTGCACGGCGCTGGAGTTAACATCGATGGTCCGGTCGGTCATCTCACCGCTGGAGAAGGTTGCGCCGTGAATGCCGTCCCGCCCGGTACGGCCGCCCAGCGCAATCACCAGGTCCCCGGCCCGGGGCCGGCCTTTACGGCATAACTCCGCCGGCAGGATCCCGTAAGCTCCCACGATAACTGTCGGCTTGGCGCGGAAATCCCGGTGAAAGTGCACGGAGCCGTTGTTCGTAGGAATACCCATTCTGTTTCCGTAATCACGCACCCCGGCGACAACCCGGCGCAATAAGTAGTGCGGGTGGAGACAACCGGCTGGAATATCTTCGTCGGGCGTGTCGGGCCTGGCAAAGCAAAACATATCAGTCGAAGCCAGTGTTTTCGCGCCGCGTCCGGTGCCCACGATGTCACGGAATACGCCGCCGCTGCCGGTCATGGCGCCTCCGTAGGGCTCAATGGCCGAGGGGGAATTGTGAGTTTCTACCTTGCCGCAAATAGCCTGGCCGTCATAAAATTCCATTACACCGGAATTGTCGACGAATGCCGACAGCACCAGCGGGTGGTTGCTCTCTTCAGTGGCGTTTTTCAACCGTTTCAAGAGCGGGGTTTTCTCTTTACCGTCAACGATCAACCTGGCTTTGAATGTTTTGTGCCCGCAGTGTTCGGACCAGGTCTGAGCGATTGTTTCGATTTCGCAATCAGTGGGGTCCCTGCCGATGCGCCGGAAGTAGTCTTTGATAACCTGCATTTCCTCCAGGTTCAAGAATAATTTGTCGCGGCTCAATTCAATCAACTCGGTGTCGCTCATTTGTCTAACCGGAATCACTTCTGTGCGGCCTGGCTTGCCCTGAATGATCAGGGTTTTTGGTTTTTCTCGCACGACATACTCCACTGTGGCGTTAACCAGCAGGCTGGAGGTGATTCGTTCAATATCTGCACCGGTGATATTTTCACCGTAAAAACCGTACTCCCAACTGGAGTCGGCCGCCAATAACCCGGCTACGCCCAGGTCGGCCGCGGACTTCACGATGGAAGCGGCCTCCGGGTTCATCACTCCGGGCTTGTAAGCTACCTCCAGTACAATAGTGGCATCGTTAATCACCGGGCTGTTTACTGAAAAATCCTGGAAAACACTTTCTGCTAACAGTCTTTCCGCCAGCAAGGCGGCATCACTGGCGCCAATGCCTTCAAAACGGAAAACACGGGCGGTTCTGACTTTTTGCACCGTGTTAATACCTAAAGCGTGGCTAATTTCGTACAGGATTTCCTCTCCCTTGCTGTCGGGGATTCCAGCCTTGGTAATTACCCGCACCTCTTGAATCATCATTTTTTACCTCCTATCCAAGTGGTCGCAACTATTAATACGGCAATTTATCACAATCTCCTGCCCGGGAAGTAAAAATAAATAGAAACAACTTGGAATTCAGGAGTCAGAATTCAGGAGTCAGAATTCAGGAGTCAGAATAGAGAATGGTTTATCGTCTTTAATTATTCTGAACCCTAACTTCTGAATTTCTGAGTACCTGAACAGTAACAATAAATAAATAAAGCGATCACATAATTGGAGCGCTTTCTTTTATCATTATTGGGTTAAGATACAAGCATTCAGTAAGTAGACATTCAGAGTACCGGACGGATAACCGTTTTTATTCTGACTCCTGACTCCTGTCTACTGACTCCTAATCATTATAATATAACAACCTGAATCTTTACAGAGGTTGTTAATACCATAGAGATATGTGCTGTGCCATTTGTGGAAAGGAGCTCTGCGCGTCTGATACTTGCTTTTGGCGTATAGCTGCCATATAATTGTAAAGTTAAGAAAAATTTTTCTCGTTTTTTGGGGGTTTTATGAGTAAAAAATCATGGGAACGGGGCTTGCGGTTGTTGCCTTCGGTTGATGAAACGCTCAGGGACGACAGAGTGGCCGAACTGCTGGCCGTATATCCCAGGAGCATGGTGGTTGAGGCCGTGCGTGTTTCTCTGGCCGGCGAGCGCAGGCGGATCCTGGAGGGTGAACCGGTTGAAGAAGACATGGATGAAAACAGTTGCCTGGATTTGATCGTGTTAAAAACGGCTGAGGTTGTCCGTAACCAGGCATGTTCCAATCTGCGGCCGGTAATCAACGCTACCGGCGTTGTTCTGCATACAAACCTTGGACGGGCGCTTTTGAGCGAAAACGCCAGGCGGGCCGTTTGTGAGATAGCCTCCAGTTACTCCAACCTGGAGCTGGAACTGACTACCGGCCGGCGCGGCTCGCGCTATGCGCCGCTGGAGCCGGTTCTGACTTCCCTGACCGGGGCGGAAGCGGCTCTTGTGGTGAATAATAACGCCGCGGCTGTGCTTCTTGCGCTGGGCACTCTGGCTAAAGAGCGCGAGGTCGTGGTTTCCAGAGGACAGTTGGTAGAGATCGGGGGGTCTTTCCGTGTTCCCGAGGTTATGGCCCAGAGCGGCGCGAGACTGGTGGAGGTCGGCGCTACCAACAAAACCTATCCTGATGATTACCGGAAGGCAATTAACGAACATACGGCGCTTCTGCTTCATGTACATACCAGCAACTACCGGATCATTGGCTTTACCAGGGAAACCACGATAAAAGAGTTGGTGGAGATTGGCCGTGCCTTTTCCCTTCCGGTAATGTCCGATCTCGGCAGCGGTTCTCTGCTTGATTTGAGCCGCTATGGCCTGCCGGGGGAACCTACTGTTCAGGAAATGGTGGCTGCGGGAACCGATATAATTACCTTTAGTGGAGATAAATTGCTTGGCGGCCCGCAGGCCGGCATTATTGTGGGACGGCGCCGTTATATTGATAAAATGAAGAAGAACCCCTTGCTCAGGGCGGTCCGGGTCGACAAGATGACTGTAGCGGCTTTGGAGGCTACCTTGCGGGAATACCTTGATGAGGAGCGGGTTGTTGAAGGACTGCCTGTTTTGCAGATGCTTACAGCCAGCGCAAGCCGGCTGGAAGAAAAAGCGGAGAATTTGGCCCGCCTCGTTAGAGACGCCGTAGGGAACAAGGCGGGAGTTGAGGTCGGCAAAGGGTTTTCCGTAGTGGGCGGCGGCTCCTTGCCGGCGGCTGAACTGCCTACTGCGGTAGTAAAGATTGATTCCCGCACAACTTCAGCCGGCGACTTGCAGTCCGCTTTGATGCGGGGGGAGCCGGCGGTAATGAGCCGTGTGCAGGGCGGCAGTTTGCTCCTTGATGTCCGTACCGTGCGCGGCAGTGAATTGCCTGCGCTGGCGGCGGCTATAGGAAAGGTGATCTAAAAATGAAACACCTGATTATCGGGACTGCCGGTCACGTCGACCATGGGAAAACAGCCCTGGTAAAAGCTATGACCGGCGTAGATACGGACCGGTTGAAAGAAGAAAAAGAGCGGGGTATCTCGATTGAGCTTGGTTTTACCGCCCTTAAGCTGCCGGGTGGACGCAAGGCCGGCATCGTTGATGTGCCCGGGCATGAGCGTTTTATTAAAAATATGCTGGCCGGGGCCGGCGGCTTTGACTTGGTGCTTCTGGTAATTGCCGCGGACGAAGGAGTAATGCCCCAGACCCGTGAGCATCTGGACATAATCCAGTTGCTTCAAGTAAAAAAAGGTGTTGTTGTCCTGACCAAAGCCGACCTGGTGGATGAGGAATGGCTTGATTTGGTAAGGGCAGAAGTGCAGGATTTTTTAAAGGGCACTGTTTTAGAGAAAGCTCCCTTGGTAATAGTTTCAGCAGTGACCGGTCAAGGTATCGGCAGCTTGCTTGAGTTGCTGGACCGTGTGGCGGAGGATACTCCGGCCAAAACCGCCGCCGGCCCGCCGAGGTTGCCGGTGGACCGGGTATTTTCCGTCACGGGTTTCGGCACAGTGGTTACCGGGACGCTTGTAGCAGGTGAAATACGGGTTGGTGATTCGGTGGAAGTACAGCCGCAAGGACTGATTACACGGGTGCGGTCTCTGCAGTCACATGGCGAAAAAGTCAAATTTGCCGGGGCTGGGCAGCGTGTGGCAGCCAACCTGGCCGGTCTGGAGATGGAACAGATCAGCCGCGGGAGTGTGGTAGCTGGTGTAAACAGTATTACTCCTTCAAACCGGCTGGACGTGCACTTGTTATTACTGAAAAGCGCCGCCAGGCCACTGAAAAACCGGGCAAGGGTACGTTTTTACCTTGGTTCCGGCGAAACTCTGGGACGGGTTGTGTTGCTGGATCACGAGGAACTCGCACCAGGGGCGATGGCTTATGCGCAGATTGAGTTGGAAGAAAAAACGGTCGCAGTCAAGGGGGACCGGTTTGTGCTCCGGTCTTATTCACCCATGCAGACAATCGGCGGCGGGGTTGTCATTGACCCGGCGCCGGGACGCAAGCACAGGCGCTTTCGCAGCGAAGTTCTGAAGGCTCTGGAGACCAGGGAGAGAGGTACGCCAGCCGAGATTTTAGAACAATATTTGCAGGGCAATCCCGAATTGCCTGATATAGTGGATGTTGCAGCGGGGACAGGGCTTCAAGCAACTGAAATTGAAGAATTGGCCCATCAGCTTGCCCGGCAGGAGAAGGTTAAAATAGTACCCGGCGATGGGAAAGTCTACCTGTCGCTGACTGATGTTTACCGGCGCATGGCCGGTGAGTTGCAGCAAATGCTGGAATCCTACCACCGCGAGTTTCCCCTGCGGGAAGGGTATCCCAAAGAAGAACTTCGCTCCCGGAAATTCCCCGCCTTGAATAATAAAGTCTTTCAATTTCTGCTTGCCGCCCTGGAAAAAGATCAGTTGGTGCGCTGCACGGCCCAGGCAGTCGCCAGTCCGTCATTTACAGGACCAGGGCCGGAAATGAATTTAATAATCAATAAGATTAGGAAGGAATTGGCCGAAGCATGTTTTCAGCCCCCGGCATGGAGCGAACTGGCAGGCGCGGCGGGCTTGAGTGAGAACGCTAGTTTGGAACTGTTGCAGCATCTTTTGAGAACCGGTGAACTAAAAAAAGTGGGTGAAAATCTTTATTTTCTTGATGAAACACTCAGGATGGCCGGTCATGAGATCACCGGCTTTTTGCGAGAAAAAGGCGAGATTACAATAGGTGAGTTGCGCGATCTTTTACAGACTAGCCGCAAATATGCCCTGCCGTTGCTCGAGTACTTCGACAAAGAAAGGATCACCAGGCGGGTCGGCGACAAACGGCTGCCCGGCAAAGCCTTGGGCTGATACAGGGTATAGTATTAATACCTGGAGGTTAATTAAATACTATGGTAAAATAGTAAAAGAAACTTTGAAAATGTTGGGAAAGATCTAAAAAAGGATTAAAAAACAGTATGAAGGTAAACCTTCTTGGTGTAAATATAGACGCATTGGATCTTGAAGAGACGGTGAGGCAGGTTGCGGAATATGTTCGAAGCGGGCTGCCGCACCATGTTATTACGATTAATCCGGAGTTTTTGTATAATGCGCAAGCTGATCGAAAACTCAGCGATTTGGCCGGGCGCGCCGATTTGGTAACCCCGGATGGAGTAGGAATTGTTTGGGCTTGCCGGGTAGCAGGAAGTCCGGTTCCGGAACGGGTTACCGGCATTGACTTGATGACGCGGCTGGTGAAACAGGCGGCTGTGGAAGGGTGGAGTATTTTTTTGCTTGGCGCGGCTCCGGGAGTTGCGGAGGAAGCGGCCGCCAGATTCAGTCTGGATTACCCGGGCTTACGGGTCGCAGGTGTCCACCATGGGTATTTTAACGATAATGAAGAAGCCAAAGTCGCCGGTAAAGTAAGAGAAACCCACCCCGACCTGCTTTTTGTAGCCCTTGGGGCGCCGAAACAAGAGTGGTGGATAGATAGAAATCTCCGGGAAACGGGAGCCGCGGTAGCTGTTGGAGTGGGGGGGAGTTTTGATGTTGTGGCTGGGAAAGTGCGCCGCGCGCCGCGGTGGGTCCGCCGCTTGCATCTGGAGTGGCTGTTCCGGCTGATAAAGGAGCCTTCACGCTGGCGCCGTCAAGCCGTTCTGCCTTTGTTTGCCTGGCTTGTGGTCAAGGAATACATGTTTAGAAGGCGGGCGCGCTAGCAATTGCTAGACTTGTCTGATGTTTGAAGATTAATTAACTGATTTTACCGGGGGAGCATTTATGCCCAAGGTGGTTATTTCAGGGTATTACGGTTTTCACAACAGCGGTGACGAGGCGATTCTGCATGCTATGCTACAGGCTCTCAGAGACATAATACCCGGCCTTGAAGTCACCGTCTTATCCCGGGAACCGGGTTATACCACCCGGGAATTTGACGTCCGCTCCGTTCCACGCAACAATCCCTGGCGGGTTTTTAAAGCCCTTATGGCCGCCGATATGTTAATCAGCGGTGGGGGCGGGCTTTTGCAGGATGTTACCAGTCCCCGCAGCATAATTTATTATCTGGGTGTTGTCGCGATGGCCATACTTATCGGTAAGCCCGTTTTCTTTTACGCTCAGGGTATCGGGCCTGTGCGTACCGCCTTAGGCAGAACAGCGGTGCGACTCGTGGCTAATTACGTTAATGCTATTACCGTGCGGGATCCTGATTCAAAAAATGAGCTTGATTCCATGGGTGTTAAACGACCGTTTATAAATGTTACCGCCGACCCCGTACTTGGCCTGGAGCCGTTCCTGATAGACAGCAAAAAGGGGCGTGAAACCCTGGCCTCGCTGGGCATGGGCAGTGGTCCCGTGGCTGGTGTCTCTGTTATACCGTGGAAGGGACTGAGCCGTTATAA of Pelotomaculum isophthalicicum JI contains these proteins:
- a CDS encoding menaquinone biosynthetic enzyme MqnA/MqnD family protein; this encodes MSRLRLGQLDYINCLPVYHALEEGLLPLEAELVKKPPNVLNRLFMSGQLDVSPLSSIEYARNKDSCIILPGLSISADGRVMSILLFSKVPVTELEGKKVCLTESSATGVALLKVLFDHYYHVDVDYETTVPELSGMMERADGALLIGDNAMQAHQYVEEHHIPYHVTDLGETWKQFTGAKMVYAVWVVRKAYASSNAAAVNYLSNILINSKEIGHRQITAVAAKAQQRSGLPLSVTEDYFKTIKHDFGDDERKALLTFYDYAYKSGLIDERVKLRVWGEAGA
- the mqnC gene encoding cyclic dehypoxanthinyl futalosine synthase, which gives rise to MKESNCGCGVKPVPDLDNILDKAVRGGRLSLKEGVALLASPDLLPVGRAADLARKRKHPDNIVTFIIDRNINYTNVCSSRCRFCAFWKEETDPEAYILDKETLFKKIEETIAANGTAVMIQGGLHPKLGLDYYLDMLQSVKERYDIHIHSFSPPEVAYMARNSGLSLREVLLKLQKAGLDSLPGGGAEILDNRVRGLISPEKITWEEWMEVMAQAHQIGMKSTATMMFGHAETLEERVLHMIRVREQQDRTGGFTAFIPWSFQPKNTKLGGETTTGVDYLKTLAVSRLMLDNIPNVQVSWPTQGAKLAQVALVFGANDFGDVMLEENVVRAAGVNYRVPVEEIIRCISDAGFTPAQRNTGYKIIKEFS
- a CDS encoding L,D-transpeptidase family protein yields the protein MPERISIIIDMDRLTLTLFDNGEPFRQFPVAMGKYETPTPVGNWKIASQDTNPPDVMGTRWLGLNIPYGQYGIHGTNAPHSIGSFASHGCIRMHNAHVEEIFPFVIPGTPVTIIGTPFGAPGTLPSILKFGDKGPDVLEVQRALKRLGYLKWTPDGFWGQGTEKAVKQFREDNGLTGNNIVNDKVYTLLGF
- a CDS encoding citrate/2-methylcitrate synthase, translated to MKNYQLAEYEERFFNQLSNITEKNNLINPELFNKYNVKRGLRDKDGKGVLVGLTEIGEVHGYIIDENETIAVPGRLIYRGIDITDITDGFFKDDRFGFEETCYLLLFGDLPDQDTLMSFERLLSEYRKLPEDFVRDMILKAPSKDMMNVLARSVLALYSFDDNADDTSIKNVLRQCIRLIACFPLLGVYGYQAYSHYHGNNSLFIHSPMPEYSTAENILHMLRPDSKFTNLEAKLLDLALVLHAEHGGGNNSSFITHVATSSGTDTYSVIAAALGSLKGPKHGGANIKVIQMFEDMKQNIRNLDDDEEIEHYLVKLISKEAFDRQGLIYGMGHAVYSVSDPRTLIIKEHAARLAKEKGLEDEYNLYLKVEKMAPEIIGKSRNTFKGVCSNVDFYSGFVYKMLDIPVELFTPIFAISRIAGWSAHRIEEIVNSGKIIRPAYKSVSKRREYVSMDGR
- the purQ gene encoding phosphoribosylformylglycinamidine synthase I, which codes for MKKPRVCVLRTDGINCDEEMFYAFEKAGAESQMVHVNQLRSKEVQLADYQILALPGGFSYGDDVHSGKILAVELTSFLKEQLSEFVDSGKLMLGICNGFQVLVRTGLLPDRNQGNIEATLTVNDSGHFECRWIRLLVEPSHCVFTRGMEGSLIDIQVAHGEGKFYSDPSVIEKIEHGGQVVFRYAGADGKPTALYPANPNGSLNFIAGICDSTGRIMGMMPHPERYVEKTQHPNWRRMPEDTVPHGLAIFKNAVEYARQM